A window from Staphylococcus succinus encodes these proteins:
- the mraZ gene encoding division/cell wall cluster transcriptional repressor MraZ codes for MFMGEYEHQLDTKGRMIVPSKFRYDLNERFVITRGLDKCLFGYTLEEWQVIEEKMKTLPMTKKDARKFMRMFFSGAIEVELDKQGRINIPQNLRQYANLSKECTVIGVSNRIEIWDRETWNSFYEESEDSFEDIAEDLIDFDF; via the coding sequence ATGTTCATGGGGGAATACGAACACCAGTTGGATACGAAGGGACGTATGATTGTTCCTTCTAAGTTTCGTTATGACTTAAATGAACGTTTTGTAATCACCCGAGGCCTTGATAAATGTTTGTTTGGCTATACTTTGGAAGAATGGCAAGTTATTGAAGAGAAAATGAAGACATTACCAATGACTAAAAAAGACGCACGGAAATTTATGCGTATGTTTTTCTCGGGAGCTATTGAAGTAGAGTTAGATAAACAAGGGCGTATTAACATTCCGCAAAATTTGCGACAATATGCTAATTTAAGCAAAGAGTGCACAGTAATCGGCGTCTCAAATCGAATTGAAATTTGGGATAGAGAAACTTGGAACAGCTTCTATGAAGAATCTGAAGATAGCTTTGAAGATATTGCTGAAGACTTAATTGATTTTGACTTTTAA
- the rsmH gene encoding 16S rRNA (cytosine(1402)-N(4))-methyltransferase RsmH, whose amino-acid sequence MFHHVSVMLKETIDYLNIKADGVYVDCTLGGAGHALYLLEQLDDNGRLIAIDQDTTAIENAKEVLKEHLHKVTFVHSNFRKLTEILDDLNIEKVDGIYYDLGVSSPQLDVPERGFSYHHDAKLDMRMDQTQSLSAYEVVNDWKFENLVRIFHRYGEEKFSKQVARRIEQNREQKPIETTLELVDIIKEGIPAKARRKGGHPAKRIFQAIRIAVNDELSAFEDSLEQAIAAVKVDGRISVITFHSLEDRLCKQMFQEYEKGPDVPRGLPVIPEAYTPKLKRVNRKPITADDDDLETNNRARSAKLRVAEILK is encoded by the coding sequence TTGTTTCATCATGTCAGCGTAATGCTTAAGGAAACCATTGATTATTTGAATATTAAAGCAGATGGCGTATATGTCGACTGTACATTAGGTGGAGCTGGACATGCCCTCTATTTACTAGAACAACTCGATGACAATGGTCGCCTGATAGCAATAGATCAAGATACAACTGCAATTGAAAATGCAAAAGAAGTATTAAAAGAACATCTACATAAAGTCACCTTTGTCCATAGCAACTTTAGAAAATTAACTGAAATTTTAGATGATTTGAATATTGAAAAAGTTGATGGGATATATTATGACTTAGGCGTTTCAAGTCCACAATTGGATGTGCCTGAGAGAGGTTTTAGTTATCACCATGATGCAAAGTTAGATATGCGAATGGATCAGACACAATCATTATCAGCTTATGAAGTGGTAAATGATTGGAAATTTGAAAATTTAGTAAGAATCTTCCATAGATACGGTGAAGAGAAGTTTTCAAAACAAGTCGCTAGGCGTATCGAACAGAATAGAGAGCAAAAGCCAATCGAAACTACACTAGAGCTTGTAGATATTATAAAAGAAGGTATACCAGCCAAAGCGAGACGTAAAGGTGGTCACCCAGCCAAAAGAATTTTCCAAGCAATTAGAATTGCAGTAAATGATGAGTTATCAGCTTTTGAAGATTCATTAGAACAAGCAATTGCTGCAGTAAAAGTAGACGGTAGAATTTCAGTGATAACATTCCATTCATTAGAAGATCGTTTATGCAAACAAATGTTTCAAGAATATGAAAAGGGGCCAGATGTCCCAAGAGGATTGCCAGTCATACCTGAAGCATACACGCCTAAATTGAAACGTGTTAATCGTAAACCTATAACTGCCGATGATGACGATTTAGAAACAAATAACCGAGCACGTAGTGCTAAGTTACGTGTTGCAGAAATATTAAAATAA